Part of the Limihaloglobus sulfuriphilus genome is shown below.
GCTTCGAAACCACTGCTGTTCAAACGGCAGTATGCACGCCAGCGTATCGCAGCACCGCCGGAGTTTGTGAATTCGCCATGGCGCCCATGCCCACAGCTGCGGTGCTACATAGAAGAAGGTCGGAATATCAAAGCGTTTGGCGAGTTTTGCAACGTGAAAATTAAAAGCCGGAGAATCGCATACCACGATTTTGCTTATTTCGCTGCCTCTGAAATATTCTTTTACATCCTTGAGCAGGCGGCGGTAGTAGCCGATCTGTTTGAATGCGTTGTAAATCATCGCCGCGTTTTTGACGGTGTTTGCCAGAAGCTCGCATCCCGCCTCTGCCATCCGGTCGCCGCCTATGCCGACAAACCGCAGATGCGGCTCTCTGGCCCTGAGGCTGCGTATAAGATTGGCGCAGTGGGCGTCTCCGCTGGCTTCGCCGGCACTTAGGAATATAGTGTCGTGCCGGTTACTCATCTTCGTACATCGTGTCGATTTCTTCTCGCTTTATACCGGCCTTTTTGAGGTGTCTCTCCGGCACGCTCTTTAGTATCTCGCGTGCCTGCTCGGCGTATATTGAGCCGCGGAATGTATCCATAACCTCGAGGCAGTCGCTGATGCATTTGTTCGAGCTGCCCAGACGCGTCAGGCTTTTGCGGTGCATGGTCGCGCTCTGTATCAGCCGCTCGGCCATTGCCTTGTGTTCTTCTGAGAGCTCTTTGTATTCAGGTTCTTCCTTTTTCTGTTCTCCGCCGGAATAATCACCGGGGCCGGCGTTGGGGTTCATCATTCCCATCATCGGATCGGCAGCCGGACCAAAGTTCATATCCTCAGAGTAGCCTGCCTGACCGCTTTTTCTCATACGTTCTATGTCATCTGGGTTGAAACGAGCAACCTGTTGGCGCATTTCCTCGGTTTCTTCCATTGACAGGTAATTCATGCAGTCGCCCTTCAACTGGTTAAGAATCATCGGGGCGGTTACACCGTCGGCGCGGCCTGCGTATTTTAGTTTCTTATCAGCGCTGACAATGAGCATTAGTGATTTATCAAGCGTCTTGATGACCTCGAGCTCTTTGGGCAGCTCATCTGGATTGTCTATCGTGGCAAACTGTACGGTCAGCTTATTCTCTGTCATCAGCTCCGCCAGCGCATCTTCACCGTCGGGGGCGGTATTGATAACGGCAAACGCTATCTCATCAAGGCACTGGCACGACATCTCCATCCAGTCAATCACCCGCAGGGATTGTGCAACATCAGCAGTGTCCTCAAATCCAACGCCGCCGTATTCGCCGGGCATTCCGCCCATCATCGGATCCATCATGGCCGGCATTCCCATCTCGGGCATCGGCATTGATCCCATATCGTTATAGTCCTCAGATTTTGCGGCTTCTTTTTTTCTCGCTGCATCCCCAAAAACTCTCGCCCTGTCTTCTTTTGACTGGCGGGTCTGCTGTTCGTTATTCTCTTCGTTACTGTCGCCGCTGTCTGATTCCTCTTTGGAATCTTCTTCTTCGGGTTTTGCCACTGACGGCACAAACAGAGCGCAGACATACTCAAAATTCTTGTATTCGTCGGGAATCTTGATTTTTGACGCGATATCAGAATCAAGATATTCCACGGTAAGCTCATCGGGGTAAATCTCTAAACGCGGCTGACTCATCTCAATGGAGAGGTCGATATCGCGGTCTCTTTGCATCCGCTCTTCACGGGTTGGCCTGCGTTTATCGATAACCGGCCGGGGCTGTTTTCCTTCGAGGATCGAGAAAAGCCACTGTGAGACATAGGCATCGCCGTTTTCGGGGTTGATCTGGTATGCGCGGGCGGAATTTTTCAAAGCGTTTTCAACGTTGTCTTTTTCGCCCTTGTAGAAATCGTACCAAGCTGAGAGCAGGTAATAATCGCTGATTTGAGAATCGTCGAAAAATTTCATGCCGCGGCGGGATTCTCTGATCTGCTCCCACCAGATCTCGAGGTCTTTATCGCTGAACCGGCGGTGATTGTTGACCGCGGAGATGACCGTTTCGAGAAAACGCCTGTTCTGCTCGGCGTATTCGTTGGCGGCGTCCTTCATCTTTTCGAGCCTGTCCTCGCGGCTCTGCATTGCGGCCTTTCGCCTGTCGCTGCTGTCGTTAGAGCCTTCCATGTCCGGCATTCCCATTCCAGGCATACCGTCAGCCGCCAGCGAGATGCCCGAAAATACGAGCAATATCGTCATAAATTTGTATATAATAGAGCTTTGCAATTGTTTGCCTTTCTGAATAAATATAGCAAAAGTACAATTATCAATATTTAGCAATATTATATACACTTCGAGTGATATTTCAATAAAACACATAAAAATTGATATTGCCTTTGCGTGTTTTCAAAGTAAAATAGTTTTTCTGATTATTTGTAAATCAATGAAATTTCCGAATTTAAACTACAATAAAGAATTTATATGAAATATACGAAACCAGAAAACCTTGAAAACCGGCTTACTACTGAGCTTCTGCCGGCGGTTCGCTCGCCGGGGCGTTATATCGGCGGCGAATTCAACCAGATCGTTAAAGCGTTCAGGGCAGATGATCTGCATTTTGGACTCTGCTTTCCGGATATCTACGAAATCGGGATGAGCAATACCGCCGTCTCGATCATTTACGACCTTGTAAACACGCTGGATTACGCATCGTGTGAGCGGATATTCTGCCCGTGGACAGACGCCGCGGCAGTCATGCGGGATAAATCCCTGCCGCTGCATACTCTTGAGACGAAAACCGCGGCGTGTGAGCTTGATGTTTTGGGTTTCAGCGTTACCACAGAGCTCTGCAATACGAACATACTGCTGATGCTGGAGCTGGCGGGCATTCCGCTGCTAGCCGGCGAACGCGGCGAAGAAGACCCGCTGATACTCGGCGGCGGGCAGATTGCTAACTGCTGTGAACCGCTGGCGGACTTTTTTGATATGTTCATCGTCGGTGAGGCGGAGGATGCACTGCCGGAGCTGCTTGAACGTCTGCACATGCACAAAACCGCCGCCACTCCAAGAAAAGAAATACTGCTTGATCTGGCAAAACGCTTTGAATGGCTTTATGTCCCTTCGTTGTACGAATTTGAATACGACGGTGAGGAAATAACCGCATTTAAGCCGCTTGTTGAGGGCCTTCGCTGCCGCTTTGAAAATGCTGTTGTAAAGGATTTCGAGAACGCGCATCTGCCGCAAAAGCCGATTGTGCCGTTTGTCCAGGCGGTGCACGAGCGGGTGAGCATCGAGGTTATGCGGAGCTGCCCGGGCAGGTGCCGCTTCTGCCAGGCAAGTTTCAGCCGCCGGCCTGTCAGGGTTCGCAGCATCGAAAAAATTGTTGAGACTGCCAAAGCCAACTACCACGCGACGGGTTTTGATACGATATCACTGCTGAGCCTCTCGACGGCGGATTATCCCTGGCTCAATGAGCTTGTTGACAGGCTCAATGAGTACTTCACCCCGCTCAAGGTCGGCCTCTCGCTGCCCAGCCTCAAGGTTGACAAGCAGCTTGAGCTGGTGCCGAAGATGGCGGCATCGGTACGCAAGGGCGGGCTGACGATCGCGGTAGAGGCGGCAAGCGAAAAACTCCGCCGCGTGATAAACAAACCGATCACCGACGAGAATCTTTTTAAAGCGATAGACCAGGCATACCAGAACGGCTACCAGCGTGTCAAGCTGTACTTCATGGCGGGTTTCCCCGGTGAGACCGAGGACGATATCC
Proteins encoded:
- a CDS encoding TIGR03960 family B12-binding radical SAM protein — protein: MKYTKPENLENRLTTELLPAVRSPGRYIGGEFNQIVKAFRADDLHFGLCFPDIYEIGMSNTAVSIIYDLVNTLDYASCERIFCPWTDAAAVMRDKSLPLHTLETKTAACELDVLGFSVTTELCNTNILLMLELAGIPLLAGERGEEDPLILGGGQIANCCEPLADFFDMFIVGEAEDALPELLERLHMHKTAATPRKEILLDLAKRFEWLYVPSLYEFEYDGEEITAFKPLVEGLRCRFENAVVKDFENAHLPQKPIVPFVQAVHERVSIEVMRSCPGRCRFCQASFSRRPVRVRSIEKIVETAKANYHATGFDTISLLSLSTADYPWLNELVDRLNEYFTPLKVGLSLPSLKVDKQLELVPKMAASVRKGGLTIAVEAASEKLRRVINKPITDENLFKAIDQAYQNGYQRVKLYFMAGFPGETEDDIRRIADLSNDVAQRRRRFAKGAAEVSAAVSWLIPKPHTPLGWMGQKPAQYFENVKKIILDRKYELNARSVRFKFHEIEGSLLETVMARGDRRLGGVILNAYKGGACFDLWRENFDFQLWKNAFSDAGIDLYKLAQKQYGEDDILPWQHLGGPERDYLLKHYRAALEEANES